The following coding sequences are from one Nicotiana tomentosiformis chromosome 3, ASM39032v3, whole genome shotgun sequence window:
- the LOC104116016 gene encoding receptor-like protein 9DC3, with protein MIQFLQMGCLLLILVSVLHYPLVFSSNIHFSNHLCRQDQSLALQQLKFKLAIDDSASADCDSNGHIAYPKTFSWNSSTDCCTWDGVTCDRITGQITGLDLSCSQLHGTIDSNSTLFQLSHLLKLNLAYNDFSPSQISSKFGWFPSLAHLNLSHSGFSGKIPSEVSYLSKLISLDLSAGIEELRFGPHTFKLLLQNLTQLKELHLTSTYISSALPSNFSSSLEVLNLLSTELSGKVPDHIFHLRRLQILNLGSNLYLKGHLPKVQWNSSSSLKELDLSSSGFSGNVPDAIGHLSSLSFLDFSSCYFSGTIPQSIGNLTKLNNLRPFSNNFNGSLPSTISNLVQLVEFDISSNNFSGDIPNIFSNFTKLKSLSLADNLFTGLFPSSVTNLTKLESLILSNCSIAGPIPSIATGFPNLILLFLSDNLLTGEIPSWIFDLPSLKFLQMRANHLTGQLKEFGYNLLEVLDVGDNKLHGPIPRSFSKLVNLTTLDLSTNNFSGGLDIGMFSNCKQLRRLGLSFNNLSVFSSHKDMALPRSIGRLYASSCNIRELNFLQAATRIGQLDLSNNKIYGKIPDWAWSDWQSSLFYLNLSSNFLTAIDPLHDFENLVYLDLGSNFIQGELPAPPPRMFLFIVSKNNFTGKLPSPLCRMSTLVILDLSSNSLSGVIPKCLVNMSRSLSVLDLHDNQFHGTVPTKFGRESTLRSLNLRNNKLEGTLPQTLANCRALEVLDLGENLLNDTFPKWLGTLPRLHVLSLRSNRLHGPITTSRKQVLFSKLKILDLSYNDFSGNFPERFFRNLKAMMISDRTGTPTLYIGEDLYHDSVTVSIKGQQIELVRILSIFATIDFSSNKFEGDIPKYIGNLRSLRGLNLSHNRLIGPIPQSFGNLSVLESLDLSSNQLSGKIPQQLATLNFLSVMNLSQNHLIGRIPRGPQLDTFENDSYSGNAGLCGFPLSRNCGDNEMPQQPTSFEADEEEDDPGFMDWRAVVIGYGCGMVFGLFMGYVVFLTGRPKWFVRIVNEEGYRIVKKIEAKRRRRKRRG; from the coding sequence ATGATTCAATTTTTGCAGATGGGATGCTTATTACTTATTCTTGTTTCTGTGTTACATTATCCACTTGTTTTTTCGTCTAACATTCATTTTTCAAATCATTTATGCCGCCAAGACCAGAGCTTGGCTTTGCAACAATTGAAGTTTAAATTGGCCATAGATGATTCTGCTTCTGCTGATTGTGATTCAAATGGTCACATCGCCTACCCAAAGACATTTTCTTGGAATAGCAGCACTGATTGTTGTACCTGGGATGGAGTAACATGTGATAGAATTACAGGTCAAATAACCGGTCTTGATCTTAGTTGCAGCCAACTTCATGGAACAATTGATTCCAACAGCACCCTCTTCCAGCTTTCTCATCTGCTAAAGCTTAATTTAGCATACAATGATTTCTCCCCTTCCCAAATTTCAAGCAAATTTGGCTGGTTTCCAAGTTTGGCACATCTTAATCTCTCGCATTCAGGCTTTTCAGGCAAAATCCCTTCAGAAGTATCATACCTATCTAAGTTGATTTCACTTGATCTTTCCGCAGGTATTGAGGAGTTGAGATTTGGACCTCACACTTTCAAATTGCTCCTTCAAAACTTAACCCAACTAAAAGAGCTTCACCTCACCTCTACATACATCTCTTCAGCACTGCCATCAAACTTCTCCTCTTCCTTGGAAGTCCTGAATCTTCTTAGCACCGAATTGTCTGGGAAAGTCCCAGATCACATTTTTCATTTACGAAGATTGCAAATCCTTAACCTAGGGAGCAACTTGTATCTCAAAGGGCATTTGCCAAAAGTGCAATGGAACAGTAGCAGCTCTTTAAAGGAGTTAGATCTTTCTTCATCAGGCTTTTCCGGGAATGTACCAGATGCTATTGGTCATCTCAGCTCTTTAAGTTTCCTAGATTTCTCAAGTTGCTACTTCTCTGGAACCATTCCTCAATCTATAGGGAATCTAACAAAGCTCAATAATTTGCGCCCCTTCTCGAACAACTTCAATGGTTCACTGCCATCAACAATCTCAAATCTGGTGCAACTTGTTGAATTTGATATTTCATCTAACAACTTTAGTGGTGATATTCCAAATATTTTCAGTAACTTCACCAAGCTCAAATCTTTATCCCTTGCAGATAACTTGTTCACAGGGTTGTTTCCATCCTCAGTTACAAACCTAACAAAGCTGGAGAGTTTAATACTCTCTAATTGTTCAATTGCTGGTCCTATTCCTTCTATCGCCACTGGATTCCCAAACCTCATTTTGCTCTTCCTATCAGATAACTTGCTTACTGGGGAAATACCATCTTGGATATTTGATCTTCCTTCCTTAAAATTCTTACAGATGAGAGCCAATCATCTTACTGGTCAACTTAAGGAATTTGGATACAACTTGCTAGAAGTTCTTGATGTTGGTGACAATAAGCTGCATGGACCTATCCCAAGATCATTCTCCAAACTTGTGAACTTGACAACACTAGATCTTTCTACGAACAACTTTTCTGGTGGTCTAGACATTGGTATGTTTTCAAACTGCAAACAACTTAGACGTCTTGGTCTTTCTTTTAACAATCTGTCGGTGTTTTCCAGCCACAAAGATATGGCCTTGCCGAGATCTATTGGAAGATTGTATGCATCTTCCTGCAATATAAGGGAATTAAATTTCTTACAAGCTGCAACGAGAATTGGTCAATTAGATCTTTCCAACAACAAGATCTATGGCAAAATTCCTGATTGGGCGTGGTCTGATTGGCAAAGCTCATTGTTTTATCTGAATCTTTCAAGCAATTTTCTAACTGCTATTGACCCACTTCATGACTTTGAAAATCTTGTTTATCTTGATCTTGGATCGAACTTCATTCAAGGAGAATTACCAGCTCCACCTCCCCGCATGTTCCTCTTCATAGTCTCAAAAAATAACTTCACCGGGAAGTTACCTTCACCGTTATGCAGGATGAGTACCCTTGTGATTCTTGATTTGTCCAGTAACAGCTTGAGTGGAGTAATTCCAAAATGTTTGGTAAACATGAGCAGGAGTCTCTCAGTGTTGGACCTGCACGATAATCAATTTCATGGGACAGTTCCAACAAAGTTTGGTAGGGAAAGTACTTTGAGAAGTCTcaatttgcggaataataaaCTAGAAGGAACATTGCCACAAACCCTGGCCAATTGCAGAGCGCTGGAGGTACTTGATCTTGGAGAAAACTTGTTGAATGATACATTTCCAAAATGGTTGGGAACACTTCCTAGGCTACATGTTCTCAGTTTGAGATCCAATAGGTTACACGGCCCGATTACCACTTCAAGAAAGCAAGTCTTATTCTCTAAGTTGAAAATCCTTGATCTCTCTTATAATGACTTCTCTGGGAATTTTCCAGAAAGGTTTTTCAGAAACTTGAAAGCCATGATGATATCAGATCGAACTGGAACTCCTACATTGTATATTGGAGAAGATCTATACCATGATTCCGTGACAGTGTCTATAAAAGGGCAGCAGATTGAACTTGTGAGGATTCTTTCTATCTTTGCAACCATTGATTTCTCAAGTAACAAATTTGAAGGTGATATACCAAAATACATTGGCAATCTTAGGTCACTTCGAGGTTTGAATTTGTCACATAACAGACTTATTGGTCCAATACCTCAGTCCTTTGGAAATTTATCAGTTCTTGAATCGTTAGACCTGTCGTCAAACCAACTCTCAGGGAAGATTCCACAACAACTTGCAACTCTGAACTTTCTTTCTGTCATGAATCTCTCACAGAACCATCTGATCGGACGCATACCTAGAGGTCCACAGCTTGATACATTTGAAAATGACTCGTATTCAGGAAATGCTGGATTATGTGGATTTCCTTTGTCAAGAAATTGTGGAGATAATGAGATGCCGCAACAACCTACTTCATTTGAGGccgatgaagaagaagatgatccAGGGTTTATGGATTGGAGAGCAGTGGTAATAGGATATGGTTGTGGAATGGTGTTTGGATTGTTTATGGGATATGTCGTTTTCTTAACAGGGAGACCAAAATGGTTTGTGAGAATTGTCAACGAAGAAGGATACAGGATTGTTAAGAAAATTGAGGCCAAGAGAAGACGTCGGAAAAGAAGAGGATGA